From one Lycium ferocissimum isolate CSIRO_LF1 chromosome 5, AGI_CSIRO_Lferr_CH_V1, whole genome shotgun sequence genomic stretch:
- the LOC132057961 gene encoding E3 ubiquitin-protein ligase SGR9, amyloplastic-like, translated as MSDPYDNYTEDVIEYLNMLREYTGEGGIFPTKLPVVADVPRGFFEVQPCVTPIDDFVINRSIGDLMDDTCPVCQDEFKHENEVITTYCSHAFHTSCLLPWLSQKNTCPTCRAVLCIIRPLWTVNVESANTTC; from the coding sequence ATGAGTGATCCGTATGATAACTACACCGAGGATGTCATCGAGTATCTCAACATGTTAAGGGAATATACTGGTGAAGGTGGAATATTTCCAACTAAACTACCCGTTGTGGCGGATGTACCAAGAGGGTTTTTTGAAGTTCAGCCATGTGTTACACCAATTGACGATTTTGTTATCAATCGGAGCATTGGAGATTTGATGGATGATACTTGCCCTGTTTGTCAAGATGAGTTTAAACACGAGAATGAAGTGATTACAACTTATTGTTCGCACGCCTTTCATACAAGTTGTCTCCTGCCATGGCTATCCCAGAAGAACACGTGCCCAACTTGTCGAGCTGTCCTTTGCATTATTCGCCCTCTTTGGACCGTCAATGTCGAAAGCGCAAACACAACATGTTAG